The sequence below is a genomic window from Leptospira inadai serovar Lyme str. 10.
CTATTACCGGACATGACTCTTCTGCAAAAGTCGGCTTTGCCGTCATTATTCGCATCGATCCAGCCTCGTGATGTGCCCGCTCCCAATTCCATGTTTCCCGATTTGACCGCGGATGCAAAGCCGTTTCCCGTCGAAGAGAGGCATTGGATGGTATTCGAATCCGAAGCATAACAAAAATCTAATTTTCCATCCCCGTTCCAATCCGTCCACCAGCGCACGGTGCTCGGATCATCCGCCTTTAGTCCGGCAGCAATGGGATCGCTCGCTACCTGGGAGCCGAACTTGCCTCCTTCGTTTTTCATGAATAGGATCCTGATCCTTCCATTGGCTTCTTCGATCCAAGTAAAGTCCTTGTCAGTATCTCCGTCGATATCCACCCAGCTAGGAAAGGTGATCTTTGCAGTTTCGCTTGTAAAATTCAGTTTTGCAGTGTTTGTAGAAACGAATTTGTTCCTTTGGAAATTTGACAGGTCATCTCGTAGCCTAGGCCAAAGTTCCCGGCATAACAATAATCCGATCGTTTGTCCCCGTTGATATCCACCCAATATAAGCTGGATTTAATGGAATCAAACCCGCGGGGAAGAGTTCCTTCGATTGCGGCTCCTCCGATATACTCTCCCTTTTTATTTTCTATTATACTAATGCAGCGAACGTTGTAGTTGACGTTTACTCCCGATAATTGAAAATCGAGTCCGCAATAATCCCGGAATTCCATCTCCGGTAATGTCGGTAAATTCAGGCTGTAATAGACGAGACGTACGGCAGATAAAAATTCAGTTTTGCAGTGTTTGTAGAAACGAATTTGTTTCCTTTGGAAATTTGACAGGTCATCTCGTAGCCTAGGCCAAGGTTCCCGGCATAACAATAATCCGATCGTTTGTCCCCGTTGATATCCACCCAATATAAGCTGGATTTAATGGAATCAAACCCGCGGGGAAGAGTTCCTTCGATTGCGGCTCCTCCGATATACTCTCCCTTTTTATTTTCTATTATACTAATGCAGCGAACGTTGTAGTTGACGTTTACTCCCGATAATTGAAAATCGAGTCCGCAATAATCCGGAATTCCATCTCCGGTAATGTCGGTAAATTCAGGCTGTAATAGACCGAGAACGGTACCGGCAGATATGGGTATTTTGAATAACTTACTGAATTTGCCATAATGATTTATGCTACAGCTAAGAAAGGAGGACAGATCCAAATTTGTGGTTTTGTAGCATAGGTCCTCGATTCCATCACTATTTGCGTCCACCCAATATTGCGTATTGAGTCCTAGGATGCTATTCGTTTCCAATCGATCGTTTTTCGTTTCGGGAGAAAAAAGGATGCGTATCGCCTTTGCGACGGATCCGGTATTATCATTGGGAGGGCAATCGCCTCCTAAAACAAAAAGGATCAACAGACAGGATAAAAAAGCGGAATGCAACTTAGGTTTTTTGCCTGCATTGAAAAATGAAAATGAGGAGAAGTTTCTCATACTCATTCATTGGTTTTTAAAAAGAAAATGTATCTGAAAATATTCGGAGATTTACATTGCAGAAGGCAGAACATTGATGCGTCGAGTTTTTACGTTACTCTGTCTTCAATCCGCCGCTGCATTTCCAATGCCACGCTTCTTCAGTCCTCAGGGCGGCGATCCATATAAGGTAGTAATCGATAAAAGTAAATGTTCAGAAGAGTTATTCCTTAAGAGCCTATTTCTCGCCATGCCATTCAGCGCATTTATGACGCGTTTAACAAAGAGGAGCTTGACGATGGCGATAAAAGAATCTTAGCAAAGTCACTTTTACGAAGTTCTAAAGCAATTCAAACACAAGCAATGAGAACGCTTAGTGTTGAATTAATCACCACTCTGAACAAACAAAGTATCCCGTATGCACGAAGATCCGCACTCATATCGTTCGATCTCGCCTTGGCTATACCAAATTCGACTTGTGATAACGTCGTCGCACTCCGACGAAGAGTCCTTACTTAGAGGGCTATAAATGTAATTTTTTATCGATGAAGGCGTCTATATAAAACGAAGGTTAGCGCTTCTCCAAATAGAACTATTTTTTTTAGTTTCTCCGTTTGGTCGAAAGAACTCTCTTTTTAACAAATAAGTAAGGTTTTAGAAAGGACAAACGTGAAGTTGAAAATTATGTCATATTAAAATACGCCCGATATTCGGTGATTCTAATGGTGATGCCGAGCAGAAATCCGATCGCTTCTATCAACAAATCTAAAAATCACGGGAAGGGAACATTATAAAATCTTGAAACTCTTTGAGAAGGTATCTTTTGAACAAATTTGGCCATAATCGACCATGCTGTCTGTCTTCGGAATCAAATATTCACGTATTTTGAATCCCCAAAAAAAATAGGGAAAATTCGTTCTCCTGGCTTGACAAAGTTCAAAGTAAGATTAAGTTCTGTCGAATGAAATTTATTTCCAGTTCCATCCGTTTGAAAAAACTAATCCTATGGACGTTCCTTTTCCTTATACCGGTTTATTCTTTGGTTTCCGAACAACTGCAGATGATGCACCCTGGAAACGCGATAGGAGAAAACTTATCGGCAGTTAAAAAACGAGCGGAGCTTCCTGACGCAACCATTTCCGGCGCCGGATTAAAAGCGGTTGCGATCGTAGGCGAAGTAGATGGGGCCAGGGGACCAAAAACGCAGGAGTTCATTGGTAATATTAAATCTTTAGTAAAAGTGCTCAAAGATCGAGGCGTTACCGTTTCCGAGTTCTATCCTCCTAATAATCCTTGGAAAGGAATTCAAGAAGCTTCGAAAGGCACCCATTTTGTCTTGTATGCCGGCCACGGAATTGGCACAAATTTGAAATCGCCTCCTTACGCGCAAAAGTCTGTAGGGGGATTTTACCTTGGAAAAGAATACGTATCGAACGATCAGATTCAAAACGATCTCAAGGCTGCGAAAGGAGCCGTCGTTCTTTTTTTAGGTGCTTGCTTTACGGCCGGGAATATGGCTTACGACATGGGAGTCATTCGTGATGAGGAAGCTAAGAAACGAATTGCAATGTATTCGGAGCCTTTTTTGAAGGCGGGTTTTAAAGGATATTTTGCGACTTGGGCTCCGTGGACTGCGCAGGCCATTCTCGCGCTCTTGTTTACCGGAAGTAATTACGGTGAGGCTTATTTAAGTCAAACGGAGGAAGAGGAAGTTACCAAGCTATCTCATCCGTCGCAAAGCGCGGCTCTTTACTATCATACCAGACCTCCCGAACCGGATCCGATATACGATTACGCGTTTGTCGGGGCTGTAGACTATGAATTGAAATCTTTCTCTTCGACAGGTGTTTCGACGAACGTTCCGCCACCGCAAAAGAATGTTGTATCCGCACCAAACCAAAAACGTTTCAATAGAATTCTATTTTCCAGTCTTTATTCCAAAGACGAATCAAAATCAATCCAAGCCTTACTGGCGGAGCGAATCCGAACATGGATAACCAAGGTTGGAAACCGACTCATCTAGCGATTGCATTTGACTTAGAAAAGGATCTTATTCAAAGAAAAGCTTCATTAAACTCGGGGGAGGAAGATACCTCTCCGTTGATCTTGGTTCAAGACTACGCCCGGCGAGGTATCGCCGACACAATGGTAAAAGAAGTTGGAAACCCTAATGGAGGCGATATCAATAAGCCTAACTTTCCGAAATTAATGAAATAAGAAATGCGATTAGATATACGCAGAAAGTTCCGATCGCGAAAATATTTGCTTCGATGGCAATCTGCCTCTCGAATAGCATGAAAAAAGTAACTTATGTTAGTGTCCGGCTCCGATGCCTGTCTCGTCGCAAACAAAGTCTCTGATTCTTGCATTTATTAAAAGATCTTCCCATGCTGCAATCTCAAGTCTAAAAAGAGTAGATCGTACGGTTTAATCAATTAAGATTTCGGTCTGATTCGCCGGATTCATTTTAGCGCAGATTATTATGCAAGGCGACATAGGACATCACTTCCGATAATACATATTATGTCGCTTGATACTTATGGGACAGATTACGTCCAAGAACGATCAAATCGACAAAAGACGACTATCGGAAGATGCTTATATTCATTAACTATCTGGCTTTGCGTTTCTCCAGCGCTTGATCCCGTTCGCAACGCTTGTACATTTTATAGTAGGTTTTTCGGCTAATCCCGAATTCATTACAAAATCTCTTTAAAGGCCGATTCTCACAGTTTGGAAATGGGGATGAATTTTATTCTTTCATCCATCATTGCTAGCTCCTTCAAGGCATCTGAACTCTTCCAATGCCTTATATTATGTCACCTACGTTTCTTGATCGAAATGCTGTCTCCCTAAGTCATAACATAATCCGCAATTCCAGATAGTTACTTTACACTTTCGAACTGTGGAAATATAAATGGATCGGAATTTTATCTTTCAGGCGGTAAAATTACCGCTTTCGATCAATCAAAGCAACTTCGATAAGCTCCGAAACTATTTCGGAAGATTGAAAGAATTCGAGCTTTTATCGTAAAGGAAAGATGTTAGAGGCTTTTAGATTCCTATTAAGTTAGCTGGCTAGAAAAATTACTTTCTGGCACGATCAATAACCTTGCCATAAGGAGATTGTCACGATTGTTTTGCTATTATCGGACTTATTTAAGCATTCGCACTTTACTTGTGCGGACTGGCTATAATAGCCCTGGGAAGCGGAAAAGCCAGGTGCCGGCTTACAGCTTTTGTAAAGGCCTCCTTCGACAAGACGATTGCAAGCTGTTTGGATTGCGGCTTCGATATCACCGCCCTGGGATTCGACCCGGTCGGGAATAACGAAGACCGTTGCACTGATAAGGATCGTCAAGGAGATCAAGAATAAGGATTTTTTCATGGGGATTTGCGCCAGTAAATGGGAAGAATGTTTTGGAAAGAAAAAATTTCAAACTAAATTTTTAAACATGCAATAATTTTGGTAAATCGCCGCTAATTTCGTCGGAAATTATCGTCTCATCAATTTACCGCAATCAGTGTCGAAAACGTCGAATTATAGCCCGACACTGATTTTAGGGATTACCGACAGATTTACTAAAATCTGCTACGTTAGAATGCAGAAAACAATGCGAGGAATTAATGCAGGAGATCACTCCGCAACCGGCAGCCAGGTTTGCAATATTACCTATTTTCCTACGGATGCTCACTTACTGTGTGCTTTCGATTTCCATCCTTCTTTTGATTGGCATTGGCGATTGTTACCGTCTTCAAGCCCAAGAAAAAGGTTCTCACGATGATGTTTTTGAATATAAGGTTAAGAAGAATGACACTTTATCCAAAATATCCAAACAGTTTTTAGAGGATCCGGGACGTTGGAAGGAATTGCTTAAGTACAATGAAATTCCAAATCCCTCGCTTATTAGAGAAGGTATAACCTTAAAGATTCCCGGTTATCTTCGAAAAGATTCGATTCCGGCGGAGCCCGTTCAAACGAGCGTGACACCGATCGAGAATCCCGAAGCGATAGCCGAATTTGTGATAGGTACTGCGGAATCCTCTAAGAATTTCAATCCGGCAACGAATACCGAAAAATGGACAAAGATTGTAAAAAACGCGACGTTTTTAACCGATGAATGGATTCGGACGAAAGATAAATCTTCGTTGCGTTTCGCTTTCATAAAAACCGGGATTTCTTTCGAGGTTCGACAAAATTCCGTTTTGAGAATTCTATCTAGTAATAAAACCCAATCCCTTGCGGAGTATAAGAATAATACGGTTGAGAATGCGAAAGCAGTTCTAGTATCGTCCGGATCCCTTGAGTCCTCCGTCCGGGAGAAGGACAAGAGTAAGAAGTATAAGTTATTCGTGGTAACTCCTGTCGCAACTGTGGGCGTTAGAGGGACGGAATTTTATGTGGATTCTACTACTCCTGATAAAAGTACAGTGGGATGTTTTCAAGGAGAATTAGATGTCGGCGCTCAGGGCGTAATAGTTCACGTGCCGGCCGGATTCGGAACTTCGGTTGAAAAAGGTAAGAAACCGACGACTCCTACTCCTCTTCCCGATAGAGTCGAAATCGAATAACAGTTGCGCTTGCAATTGACTCGATGAAGAAATCCGGTTTTTAATTTCGGCCTGGTTATGTTAAATTTTTATAATATTTTCGCCGTTACGACGATCCTTTGGCTTCTTTTTTTAGGGCAGTTCGATTCACTTAAGGCTCAATCGAAAAAAAATTCCACGGCAGCCCCTCTTTCGTCAATTACCCTTAAGTGGGGACAGGTTCCCGGAGTTAAAGGTTATTTAGTGGAACTTTCCGAACGATCGGATTTTGCTACTGTTCTTACGTCTCAAACGGTTCTTGATCCGTTTCTGTCGTTTGGAGAAGAGAAACTTACATTATATGTACGAATCACCGCCATAGGAATGTCTGGTGCAAAGGGGCCTCCATCCAGTGTGGTTTCATTAAAAGAATATTCCGAACGATTTCGAGAGGAAAGTTATGAGTCGGACAGTTTTGTAAATCCGTCGGAACGTTTGGAAATTTTCTTTGGAGATTCTAATTCGAAGAAGGGAGAATCCATTGCGGCGGGAAATAATTCCGAAAGCACTCCTAAAACCCATCTACCCCGGAAAACTTTTTTTAGAATCGATAAAGGTGAATGGTTGGAATATAAAGGATCGATACCACTAGTGAAGGAAGGCTGGGCCGACGTAGAATTTTACTCCGAAGATATAGTCGGAAACCGAGAGGAAGTTAGAACGGTTCGCGTTTTGAAGGACACGACTCCCCCTCAGGTTATTTGGAATCCTAAAAAAATAGGAAACTCCGGTTTGCCTGAGT
It includes:
- a CDS encoding LysM peptidoglycan-binding domain-containing protein, whose translation is MQEITPQPAARFAILPIFLRMLTYCVLSISILLLIGIGDCYRLQAQEKGSHDDVFEYKVKKNDTLSKISKQFLEDPGRWKELLKYNEIPNPSLIREGITLKIPGYLRKDSIPAEPVQTSVTPIENPEAIAEFVIGTAESSKNFNPATNTEKWTKIVKNATFLTDEWIRTKDKSSLRFAFIKTGISFEVRQNSVLRILSSNKTQSLAEYKNNTVENAKAVLVSSGSLESSVREKDKSKKYKLFVVTPVATVGVRGTEFYVDSTTPDKSTVGCFQGELDVGAQGVIVHVPAGFGTSVEKGKKPTTPTPLPDRVEIE